In one window of Coralliovum pocilloporae DNA:
- a CDS encoding NAD(P)-dependent oxidoreductase, protein MAKVSFIGLGVMGYPMAGHLKTKGGHEVTVYNRTTAKAEAWAKEFGGSYATTPAEAAKGADFVFCCVGNDDDLRSVTTGETGAFQSMQADSVFIDNTTASADVARELYAAAQAGGFHFLDAPVSGGQAGAENGILTVMVGGDETAYTRAEELIMCYAKASRLMGGSGAGQLTKMVNQICIAGLVQGLAEGVHFAKKAGLDPDVVFDVIDKGAAGSWQMINRNKTMSRGEFDFGFAVDWMRKDLSICLDMANQVDASLPVTALVDQFYHSVQKMGGGRWDTSSLLALLERDE, encoded by the coding sequence ATGGCAAAGGTGAGCTTTATCGGTCTTGGCGTCATGGGCTACCCCATGGCAGGGCATCTGAAGACCAAGGGTGGCCATGAGGTTACGGTCTATAACCGGACCACAGCCAAGGCTGAGGCCTGGGCAAAGGAATTTGGCGGCAGCTACGCCACCACCCCGGCGGAAGCCGCCAAGGGAGCCGATTTCGTCTTCTGCTGCGTGGGTAATGATGATGACCTGCGGTCCGTCACCACCGGCGAGACCGGCGCCTTCCAATCCATGCAGGCCGACAGCGTTTTCATCGATAACACCACAGCCAGTGCCGATGTGGCACGCGAGCTCTATGCAGCAGCCCAGGCAGGCGGCTTCCATTTTCTGGATGCTCCGGTCTCTGGCGGTCAGGCCGGGGCCGAGAACGGCATTCTCACTGTTATGGTGGGTGGTGATGAGACAGCCTACACCCGCGCGGAAGAACTGATCATGTGTTACGCCAAGGCCTCCCGCCTGATGGGTGGATCCGGTGCCGGACAATTGACCAAGATGGTCAACCAGATCTGTATCGCCGGCCTTGTTCAGGGGTTGGCCGAAGGGGTGCATTTCGCCAAGAAAGCCGGGCTTGACCCCGATGTGGTCTTTGACGTCATCGACAAGGGCGCGGCAGGCTCATGGCAGATGATCAACCGCAACAAGACCATGTCTCGTGGAGAGTTTGACTTCGGCTTTGCTGTGGACTGGATGCGCAAGGATCTGAGCATCTGTCTCGACATGGCCAACCAGGTGGACGCCTCCCTCCCCGTTACGGCTCTGGTGGATCAGTTCTACCACTCTGTCCAGAAAATGGGCGGTGGTCGCTGGGACACATCCTCCCTCCTCGCCCTGCTGGAACGGGATGAGTGA
- a CDS encoding Lrp/AsnC family transcriptional regulator, with product MIDRLDRKILSILQEDSTVPVAEIGRRIGLSTTPCWRRIQKLEEDGVITGRVALLEPKQVNAHVTAFVAITTSQHSEDWLKRFASTISEFPQVVEFYRMAGQVDYLLRVVVPDIEAYDAFYKKLIAKIDIADVSTTFAMEQIKYTTQLPLEYVKEAKDGGKS from the coding sequence ATGATTGATCGCCTCGACCGCAAGATCCTGTCTATTCTGCAGGAGGATTCAACCGTCCCCGTGGCTGAGATTGGACGTCGGATCGGCCTGTCGACAACACCATGCTGGCGCAGGATCCAGAAGCTGGAAGAGGACGGGGTTATCACGGGCCGTGTTGCGCTCTTGGAACCCAAGCAGGTGAACGCCCATGTGACGGCCTTTGTGGCCATTACCACCAGCCAGCATTCGGAAGACTGGCTGAAACGCTTTGCCTCCACTATCAGCGAATTTCCCCAGGTGGTTGAGTTTTATCGCATGGCCGGGCAGGTGGACTATCTGCTGCGCGTGGTGGTGCCCGATATCGAAGCCTATGATGCCTTCTACAAAAAGCTGATTGCGAAGATCGATATCGCCGACGTCTCGACCACCTTCGCTATGGAACAGATCAAATACACCACCCAGCTGCCGCTTGAATATGTGAAAGAAGCCAAGGACGGCGGTAAGTCTTGA
- a CDS encoding DUF2585 family protein, whose translation MFERKHFLAMSLLAVAGMIVILLWMGRSPICICGYVLLWSPDVMSSDNSQHIADWYTPSHIAHGFLFFGFFWLIGRSWAWELRLFLSVLIEAAWEIAENTNAVIERYREATIALDYYGDSVLNSFADLGFMVVGFWLAARLGLKWSIAVVLAMELAAAWVIRDNLTLNVIMLIHPLESIKAWQLAG comes from the coding sequence ATGTTCGAGCGAAAACACTTCCTTGCCATGTCGCTCCTGGCGGTGGCAGGCATGATTGTCATTCTTCTGTGGATGGGGCGCTCGCCCATCTGCATCTGTGGCTATGTGCTGCTGTGGAGCCCGGACGTGATGAGTTCGGATAATTCCCAGCATATCGCAGACTGGTACACGCCATCCCATATTGCCCATGGTTTTCTGTTTTTCGGCTTTTTCTGGCTGATTGGCCGCAGCTGGGCCTGGGAATTACGGCTGTTTCTGTCCGTCCTGATCGAGGCGGCTTGGGAAATTGCCGAGAACACCAATGCGGTGATTGAGCGCTATCGGGAAGCGACCATTGCGCTTGATTATTATGGCGACAGCGTTCTGAACTCCTTTGCTGATCTTGGCTTTATGGTTGTTGGGTTCTGGCTGGCGGCGAGGCTGGGGCTAAAGTGGTCCATTGCTGTGGTGCTGGCGATGGAACTGGCAGCAGCCTGGGTCATCCGGGATAATCTCACCCTCAACGTGATCATGCTGATCCATCCGCTTGAGAGCATCAAGGCCTGGCAATTGGCTGGCTGA